A stretch of Numenius arquata chromosome 11, bNumArq3.hap1.1, whole genome shotgun sequence DNA encodes these proteins:
- the TLE3 gene encoding transducin-like enhancer protein 3 isoform X11, producing MYPQGRHPAPHQPGQPGFKFTVAESCDRIKDEFQFLQAQYHSLKVEYDKLANEKTEMQRHYVMYYEMSYGLNIEMHKQTEIAKRLNTILAQIMPFLSQEHQQQVAQAVERAKQVTMTELNAIIGQQQLQAQHLSHAAHGPPVQLPPHPSGLQPPGIPPVTGSSSGLLALGALGSQAHLAVKDEKNHHDLDHRERDSSANNSVSPSESLRASEKHRSSTDYSIDSKKRKAEEKDSMSRYDSDGDKSDDLVVDVSNEDPATPRVSPAHSPPENGIDKARGLKKGDAPNSPASVASSSSTPSSKTKDLGHNDKSSTPGLKSNTPTPRNDAPTPGTSSTPGLRPMPASALRTPISIAGSYAAPFAMMGHHEMNGSLTSPGAYAGLHNIPPQMSAAAAAAAAYGRSPMVSFGAVGFDPHPPMRAPGLPSSLASIPGGKPAYSFHVSADGQMQPVPFPHDALAGPGIPRHARQINTLSHGEVVCAVTISNPTRHVYTGGKGCVKIWDISQPGSKSPISQLDCLNRDNYIRSCKLLPDGRTLIVGGEASTLTIWDLASPTPRIKAELTSSAPACYALAISPDAKVCFSCCSDGNIAVWDLHNQTLVRQFQGHTDGASCIDISHDGTKLWTGGLDNTVRSWDLREGRQLQQHDFTSQIFSLGYCPTGEWLAVGMESSNVEVLHHTKPDKYQLHLHESCVLSLKFAYCGKWFVSTGKDNLLNAWRTPYGASIFQSKESSSVLSCDISADDKYIVTGSGDKKATVYEVIY from the exons ATGTACCCCCAGGGCCGGCACCCG GCTCCGCACCAGCCGGGCCAGCCGGGCTTCAAATTCACTGTGGCCGAATCCTGCGACCGGATCAAGGACGAGTTCCAGTTCCTGCAAGCCCAGTATCACAG cctgAAAGTGGAGTATGATAAGCTGGCGAACGAGAAGACAGAAATGCAGCGCCATTACGTTATG TACTATGAGATGTCGTATGGTTTGAATATCGAGATGCACAAACAG ACAGAAATTGCTAAAAGGCTGAATACGATTTTAGCTCAGATCATGCCTTTTCTGTCACAAGAG CACCAACAGCAAGTGGCACAGGCTGTTGAACGTGCCAAGCAAGTGACAATGACGGAGTTGAATGCTATCATCGGG cagcagcagctccaggcccAGCACCTCTCCCACGCCGCCCACGGGCCCCCGGTCCAGCTGCCGCCGCATCCCTCGGGTCTCCAGCCACCGGGCATCCCGCCGGTCACCGGCAGCAGCTCGGGGCTGCTGGCTCTCGGCGCCCTGGGGAGTCAGGCACACCTCGCTGTCAAGGACGAGAAAAACCATCACGACCTGGACCACAGAG AGCGAGACTCAAGTGCA AATAATTCTGTTTCACCCTCGGAAAGCCTGAGAGCCAGCGAGAAGCATCGGAGCTCCACAGATTACAGCATCGACTCCAAGAAGCGGAAAGCGGAGGAGAAGGACAGCATGAGCCGATAT GACAGCGATGGTGACAAGAGCGATGACCTGGTGGTCGACGTCTCCAATGAG GACCCCGCCACCCCCCGGGTCAGCCCAGCCCACTCCCCCCCGGAGAACGGCATAGACAAAGCCCGTGGGCTGAAGAAGGGGGATGCACCGAACAGCCCGGCCTCGGtcgcctcctccagcagcactccCTCCTCCAAGACTAAAGACCTGGGCCAC AATGACAAATCCTCGACGCCTGGGCTCAAGTCGAACACTCCGACACCGAGGAATGATGCTCCGACCCCGGGGACCAGCAGCACCCCGGGGCTGCGGCCGATGCCCG CCTCGGCCCTGCGGACGCCCATCTCCATCGCAGGCTCCTACGCGGCTCCCTTCGCCATGATGGGACACCACGAGATGAACGGCTCGCTCACCAGCCCTGGCGCCTACGCGGGGCTCCACAACATCCCCCCGCAGATgagcgccgccgctgccgccgccgccgcctacGGCCGGTCGCCAATGGTGAGCTTTGGAGCT GTTGGTTTTGACCCGCACCCACCCATGAGAGCCCCCGGCCTCCCCTCCAGCCTGGCGTCCATCCCCGGAGGGAAGCC AGCCTACTCCTTCCACGTCAGCGCCGACGGGCAGATGCAGCCGGTCCCTTTTCCCCACGACGCCCTGGCGGGTCCCGGCATCCCGCGGCACGCTCGGCAGATCAACACGCTGAGCCACGGCGAGGTGGTGTGCGCCGTCACCATCAGCAACCCCACCAGGCACGTCTACACCGGGGGCAAGGGCTGCGTGAAGATCTGGGATATCAGCCAGCCCGGCAGCAAGAGCCCCATCTCCCAGCTGGATTGCCTG AACAGAGATAACTACATCCGCTCCTGCAAACTGCTCCCCGACGGCCGCACGCTGATCGTGGGGGGGGAGGCCAGCACCCTCACCATCTGGGACCTGGCTTCCCCCACGCCTCGCATCAAGGCTGAGCTCACCTCCTCCGCCCCCGCCTGCTACGCCCTGGCCATCAGCCCCGACGCCAAagtctgcttctcctgctgcagcgaTGGCAACATCGCCGTCTGGGACCTCCACAACCAGACACTCGTCAG GCAATTCCAAGGCCACACAGACGGTGCCAGCTGCATAGACATCTCGCACGACGGTACGAAGCTGTGGACGGGGGGGCTGGACAACACCGTGCGCTCCTGGGACCTGCGGGAAGGgcggcagctccagcagcacgaCTTCACCTCCCAG ATCTTCTCGCTGGGGTACTGCCCGACGGGCGAGTGGCTGGCGGTGGGCATGGAGAGCAGCAACGTGGAGGTGCTGCACCACACGAAGCCTGACAAGTACCAGCTGCACCTCCACGAgagctgcgtcctctccctcaaGTTCGCCTACTGCG GTAAATGGTTTGTGAGTACTGGAAAAGACAACCTGCTCAACGCCTGGAGGACGCCCTACGGAGCGAGCATCTTCCAG TCCAAGGAATCCTCGTCCGTCTTAAGTTGTGACATTTCAGCGGATGACAAGTACATCGTCACGGGCTCTGGTGACAAGAAAGCCACAGTCTACGAGGTCATCTACTAA
- the TLE3 gene encoding transducin-like enhancer protein 3 isoform X12, with the protein MYPQGRHPAPHQPGQPGFKFTVAESCDRIKDEFQFLQAQYHSLKVEYDKLANEKTEMQRHYVMYYEMSYGLNIEMHKQTEIAKRLNTILAQIMPFLSQEHQQQVAQAVERAKQVTMTELNAIIGQQQLQAQHLSHAAHGPPVQLPPHPSGLQPPGIPPVTGSSSGLLALGALGSQAHLAVKDEKNHHDLDHRERDSSANNSVSPSESLRASEKHRSSTDYSIDSKKRKAEEKDSMSRYDSDGDKSDDLVVDVSNEDPATPRVSPAHSPPENGIDKARGLKKGDAPNSPASVASSSSTPSSKTKDLGHNDKSSTPGLKSNTPTPRNDAPTPGTSSTPGLRPMPASALRTPISIAGSYAAPFAMMGHHEMNGSLTSPGAYAGLHNIPPQMSAAAAAAAAYGRSPMVGFDPHPPMRAPGLPSSLASIPGGKPAYSFHVSADGQMQPVPFPHDALAGPGIPRHARQINTLSHGEVVCAVTISNPTRHVYTGGKGCVKIWDISQPGSKSPISQLDCLNRDNYIRSCKLLPDGRTLIVGGEASTLTIWDLASPTPRIKAELTSSAPACYALAISPDAKVCFSCCSDGNIAVWDLHNQTLVRQFQGHTDGASCIDISHDGTKLWTGGLDNTVRSWDLREGRQLQQHDFTSQIFSLGYCPTGEWLAVGMESSNVEVLHHTKPDKYQLHLHESCVLSLKFAYCGKWFVSTGKDNLLNAWRTPYGASIFQSKESSSVLSCDISADDKYIVTGSGDKKATVYEVIY; encoded by the exons ATGTACCCCCAGGGCCGGCACCCG GCTCCGCACCAGCCGGGCCAGCCGGGCTTCAAATTCACTGTGGCCGAATCCTGCGACCGGATCAAGGACGAGTTCCAGTTCCTGCAAGCCCAGTATCACAG cctgAAAGTGGAGTATGATAAGCTGGCGAACGAGAAGACAGAAATGCAGCGCCATTACGTTATG TACTATGAGATGTCGTATGGTTTGAATATCGAGATGCACAAACAG ACAGAAATTGCTAAAAGGCTGAATACGATTTTAGCTCAGATCATGCCTTTTCTGTCACAAGAG CACCAACAGCAAGTGGCACAGGCTGTTGAACGTGCCAAGCAAGTGACAATGACGGAGTTGAATGCTATCATCGGG cagcagcagctccaggcccAGCACCTCTCCCACGCCGCCCACGGGCCCCCGGTCCAGCTGCCGCCGCATCCCTCGGGTCTCCAGCCACCGGGCATCCCGCCGGTCACCGGCAGCAGCTCGGGGCTGCTGGCTCTCGGCGCCCTGGGGAGTCAGGCACACCTCGCTGTCAAGGACGAGAAAAACCATCACGACCTGGACCACAGAG AGCGAGACTCAAGTGCA AATAATTCTGTTTCACCCTCGGAAAGCCTGAGAGCCAGCGAGAAGCATCGGAGCTCCACAGATTACAGCATCGACTCCAAGAAGCGGAAAGCGGAGGAGAAGGACAGCATGAGCCGATAT GACAGCGATGGTGACAAGAGCGATGACCTGGTGGTCGACGTCTCCAATGAG GACCCCGCCACCCCCCGGGTCAGCCCAGCCCACTCCCCCCCGGAGAACGGCATAGACAAAGCCCGTGGGCTGAAGAAGGGGGATGCACCGAACAGCCCGGCCTCGGtcgcctcctccagcagcactccCTCCTCCAAGACTAAAGACCTGGGCCAC AATGACAAATCCTCGACGCCTGGGCTCAAGTCGAACACTCCGACACCGAGGAATGATGCTCCGACCCCGGGGACCAGCAGCACCCCGGGGCTGCGGCCGATGCCCG CCTCGGCCCTGCGGACGCCCATCTCCATCGCAGGCTCCTACGCGGCTCCCTTCGCCATGATGGGACACCACGAGATGAACGGCTCGCTCACCAGCCCTGGCGCCTACGCGGGGCTCCACAACATCCCCCCGCAGATgagcgccgccgctgccgccgccgccgcctacGGCCGGTCGCCAATG GTTGGTTTTGACCCGCACCCACCCATGAGAGCCCCCGGCCTCCCCTCCAGCCTGGCGTCCATCCCCGGAGGGAAGCC AGCCTACTCCTTCCACGTCAGCGCCGACGGGCAGATGCAGCCGGTCCCTTTTCCCCACGACGCCCTGGCGGGTCCCGGCATCCCGCGGCACGCTCGGCAGATCAACACGCTGAGCCACGGCGAGGTGGTGTGCGCCGTCACCATCAGCAACCCCACCAGGCACGTCTACACCGGGGGCAAGGGCTGCGTGAAGATCTGGGATATCAGCCAGCCCGGCAGCAAGAGCCCCATCTCCCAGCTGGATTGCCTG AACAGAGATAACTACATCCGCTCCTGCAAACTGCTCCCCGACGGCCGCACGCTGATCGTGGGGGGGGAGGCCAGCACCCTCACCATCTGGGACCTGGCTTCCCCCACGCCTCGCATCAAGGCTGAGCTCACCTCCTCCGCCCCCGCCTGCTACGCCCTGGCCATCAGCCCCGACGCCAAagtctgcttctcctgctgcagcgaTGGCAACATCGCCGTCTGGGACCTCCACAACCAGACACTCGTCAG GCAATTCCAAGGCCACACAGACGGTGCCAGCTGCATAGACATCTCGCACGACGGTACGAAGCTGTGGACGGGGGGGCTGGACAACACCGTGCGCTCCTGGGACCTGCGGGAAGGgcggcagctccagcagcacgaCTTCACCTCCCAG ATCTTCTCGCTGGGGTACTGCCCGACGGGCGAGTGGCTGGCGGTGGGCATGGAGAGCAGCAACGTGGAGGTGCTGCACCACACGAAGCCTGACAAGTACCAGCTGCACCTCCACGAgagctgcgtcctctccctcaaGTTCGCCTACTGCG GTAAATGGTTTGTGAGTACTGGAAAAGACAACCTGCTCAACGCCTGGAGGACGCCCTACGGAGCGAGCATCTTCCAG TCCAAGGAATCCTCGTCCGTCTTAAGTTGTGACATTTCAGCGGATGACAAGTACATCGTCACGGGCTCTGGTGACAAGAAAGCCACAGTCTACGAGGTCATCTACTAA
- the TLE3 gene encoding transducin-like enhancer protein 3 isoform X16, giving the protein MYPQGRHPAPHQPGQPGFKFTVAESCDRIKDEFQFLQAQYHSLKVEYDKLANEKTEMQRHYVMYYEMSYGLNIEMHKQTEIAKRLNTILAQIMPFLSQEQQLQAQHLSHAAHGPPVQLPPHPSGLQPPGIPPVTGSSSGLLALGALGSQAHLAVKDEKNHHDLDHRERDSSANNSVSPSESLRASEKHRSSTDYSIDSKKRKAEEKDSMSRYDSDGDKSDDLVVDVSNEDPATPRVSPAHSPPENGIDKARGLKKGDAPNSPASVASSSSTPSSKTKDLGHNDKSSTPGLKSNTPTPRNDAPTPGTSSTPGLRPMPGKPTGMDPLASALRTPISIAGSYAAPFAMMGHHEMNGSLTSPGAYAGLHNIPPQMSAAAAAAAAYGRSPMVGFDPHPPMRAPGLPSSLASIPGGKPAYSFHVSADGQMQPVPFPHDALAGPGIPRHARQINTLSHGEVVCAVTISNPTRHVYTGGKGCVKIWDISQPGSKSPISQLDCLNRDNYIRSCKLLPDGRTLIVGGEASTLTIWDLASPTPRIKAELTSSAPACYALAISPDAKVCFSCCSDGNIAVWDLHNQTLVRQFQGHTDGASCIDISHDGTKLWTGGLDNTVRSWDLREGRQLQQHDFTSQIFSLGYCPTGEWLAVGMESSNVEVLHHTKPDKYQLHLHESCVLSLKFAYCGKWFVSTGKDNLLNAWRTPYGASIFQSKESSSVLSCDISADDKYIVTGSGDKKATVYEVIY; this is encoded by the exons ATGTACCCCCAGGGCCGGCACCCG GCTCCGCACCAGCCGGGCCAGCCGGGCTTCAAATTCACTGTGGCCGAATCCTGCGACCGGATCAAGGACGAGTTCCAGTTCCTGCAAGCCCAGTATCACAG cctgAAAGTGGAGTATGATAAGCTGGCGAACGAGAAGACAGAAATGCAGCGCCATTACGTTATG TACTATGAGATGTCGTATGGTTTGAATATCGAGATGCACAAACAG ACAGAAATTGCTAAAAGGCTGAATACGATTTTAGCTCAGATCATGCCTTTTCTGTCACAAGAG cagcagctccaggcccAGCACCTCTCCCACGCCGCCCACGGGCCCCCGGTCCAGCTGCCGCCGCATCCCTCGGGTCTCCAGCCACCGGGCATCCCGCCGGTCACCGGCAGCAGCTCGGGGCTGCTGGCTCTCGGCGCCCTGGGGAGTCAGGCACACCTCGCTGTCAAGGACGAGAAAAACCATCACGACCTGGACCACAGAG AGCGAGACTCAAGTGCA AATAATTCTGTTTCACCCTCGGAAAGCCTGAGAGCCAGCGAGAAGCATCGGAGCTCCACAGATTACAGCATCGACTCCAAGAAGCGGAAAGCGGAGGAGAAGGACAGCATGAGCCGATAT GACAGCGATGGTGACAAGAGCGATGACCTGGTGGTCGACGTCTCCAATGAG GACCCCGCCACCCCCCGGGTCAGCCCAGCCCACTCCCCCCCGGAGAACGGCATAGACAAAGCCCGTGGGCTGAAGAAGGGGGATGCACCGAACAGCCCGGCCTCGGtcgcctcctccagcagcactccCTCCTCCAAGACTAAAGACCTGGGCCAC AATGACAAATCCTCGACGCCTGGGCTCAAGTCGAACACTCCGACACCGAGGAATGATGCTCCGACCCCGGGGACCAGCAGCACCCCGGGGCTGCGGCCGATGCCCGGCAAACCGACCGGCATGGACCCCCTGG CCTCGGCCCTGCGGACGCCCATCTCCATCGCAGGCTCCTACGCGGCTCCCTTCGCCATGATGGGACACCACGAGATGAACGGCTCGCTCACCAGCCCTGGCGCCTACGCGGGGCTCCACAACATCCCCCCGCAGATgagcgccgccgctgccgccgccgccgcctacGGCCGGTCGCCAATG GTTGGTTTTGACCCGCACCCACCCATGAGAGCCCCCGGCCTCCCCTCCAGCCTGGCGTCCATCCCCGGAGGGAAGCC AGCCTACTCCTTCCACGTCAGCGCCGACGGGCAGATGCAGCCGGTCCCTTTTCCCCACGACGCCCTGGCGGGTCCCGGCATCCCGCGGCACGCTCGGCAGATCAACACGCTGAGCCACGGCGAGGTGGTGTGCGCCGTCACCATCAGCAACCCCACCAGGCACGTCTACACCGGGGGCAAGGGCTGCGTGAAGATCTGGGATATCAGCCAGCCCGGCAGCAAGAGCCCCATCTCCCAGCTGGATTGCCTG AACAGAGATAACTACATCCGCTCCTGCAAACTGCTCCCCGACGGCCGCACGCTGATCGTGGGGGGGGAGGCCAGCACCCTCACCATCTGGGACCTGGCTTCCCCCACGCCTCGCATCAAGGCTGAGCTCACCTCCTCCGCCCCCGCCTGCTACGCCCTGGCCATCAGCCCCGACGCCAAagtctgcttctcctgctgcagcgaTGGCAACATCGCCGTCTGGGACCTCCACAACCAGACACTCGTCAG GCAATTCCAAGGCCACACAGACGGTGCCAGCTGCATAGACATCTCGCACGACGGTACGAAGCTGTGGACGGGGGGGCTGGACAACACCGTGCGCTCCTGGGACCTGCGGGAAGGgcggcagctccagcagcacgaCTTCACCTCCCAG ATCTTCTCGCTGGGGTACTGCCCGACGGGCGAGTGGCTGGCGGTGGGCATGGAGAGCAGCAACGTGGAGGTGCTGCACCACACGAAGCCTGACAAGTACCAGCTGCACCTCCACGAgagctgcgtcctctccctcaaGTTCGCCTACTGCG GTAAATGGTTTGTGAGTACTGGAAAAGACAACCTGCTCAACGCCTGGAGGACGCCCTACGGAGCGAGCATCTTCCAG TCCAAGGAATCCTCGTCCGTCTTAAGTTGTGACATTTCAGCGGATGACAAGTACATCGTCACGGGCTCTGGTGACAAGAAAGCCACAGTCTACGAGGTCATCTACTAA
- the TLE3 gene encoding transducin-like enhancer protein 3 isoform X8: protein MYPQGRHPAPHQPGQPGFKFTVAESCDRIKDEFQFLQAQYHSLKVEYDKLANEKTEMQRHYVMYYEMSYGLNIEMHKQTEIAKRLNTILAQIMPFLSQEHQQQVAQAVERAKQVTMTELNAIIGQQQLQAQHLSHAAHGPPVQLPPHPSGLQPPGIPPVTGSSSGLLALGALGSQAHLAVKDEKNHHDLDHRERDSSANNSVSPSESLRASEKHRSSTDYSIDSKKRKAEEKDSMSRYDSDGDKSDDLVVDVSNEDPATPRVSPAHSPPENGIDKARGLKKGDAPNSPASVASSSSTPSSKTKDLGHNDKSSTPGLKSNTPTPRNDAPTPGTSSTPGLRPMPGKPTGMDPLASALRTPISIAGSYAAPFAMMGHHEMNGSLTSPGAYAGLHNIPPQMSAAAAAAAAYGRSPMVSFGAVGFDPHPPMRAPGLPSSLASIPGGKPAYSFHVSADGQMQPVPFPHDALAGPGIPRHARQINTLSHGEVVCAVTISNPTRHVYTGGKGCVKIWDISQPGSKSPISQLDCLNRDNYIRSCKLLPDGRTLIVGGEASTLTIWDLASPTPRIKAELTSSAPACYALAISPDAKVCFSCCSDGNIAVWDLHNQTLVRQFQGHTDGASCIDISHDGTKLWTGGLDNTVRSWDLREGRQLQQHDFTSQIFSLGYCPTGEWLAVGMESSNVEVLHHTKPDKYQLHLHESCVLSLKFAYCGKWFVSTGKDNLLNAWRTPYGASIFQSKESSSVLSCDISADDKYIVTGSGDKKATVYEVIY from the exons ATGTACCCCCAGGGCCGGCACCCG GCTCCGCACCAGCCGGGCCAGCCGGGCTTCAAATTCACTGTGGCCGAATCCTGCGACCGGATCAAGGACGAGTTCCAGTTCCTGCAAGCCCAGTATCACAG cctgAAAGTGGAGTATGATAAGCTGGCGAACGAGAAGACAGAAATGCAGCGCCATTACGTTATG TACTATGAGATGTCGTATGGTTTGAATATCGAGATGCACAAACAG ACAGAAATTGCTAAAAGGCTGAATACGATTTTAGCTCAGATCATGCCTTTTCTGTCACAAGAG CACCAACAGCAAGTGGCACAGGCTGTTGAACGTGCCAAGCAAGTGACAATGACGGAGTTGAATGCTATCATCGGG cagcagcagctccaggcccAGCACCTCTCCCACGCCGCCCACGGGCCCCCGGTCCAGCTGCCGCCGCATCCCTCGGGTCTCCAGCCACCGGGCATCCCGCCGGTCACCGGCAGCAGCTCGGGGCTGCTGGCTCTCGGCGCCCTGGGGAGTCAGGCACACCTCGCTGTCAAGGACGAGAAAAACCATCACGACCTGGACCACAGAG AGCGAGACTCAAGTGCA AATAATTCTGTTTCACCCTCGGAAAGCCTGAGAGCCAGCGAGAAGCATCGGAGCTCCACAGATTACAGCATCGACTCCAAGAAGCGGAAAGCGGAGGAGAAGGACAGCATGAGCCGATAT GACAGCGATGGTGACAAGAGCGATGACCTGGTGGTCGACGTCTCCAATGAG GACCCCGCCACCCCCCGGGTCAGCCCAGCCCACTCCCCCCCGGAGAACGGCATAGACAAAGCCCGTGGGCTGAAGAAGGGGGATGCACCGAACAGCCCGGCCTCGGtcgcctcctccagcagcactccCTCCTCCAAGACTAAAGACCTGGGCCAC AATGACAAATCCTCGACGCCTGGGCTCAAGTCGAACACTCCGACACCGAGGAATGATGCTCCGACCCCGGGGACCAGCAGCACCCCGGGGCTGCGGCCGATGCCCGGCAAACCGACCGGCATGGACCCCCTGG CCTCGGCCCTGCGGACGCCCATCTCCATCGCAGGCTCCTACGCGGCTCCCTTCGCCATGATGGGACACCACGAGATGAACGGCTCGCTCACCAGCCCTGGCGCCTACGCGGGGCTCCACAACATCCCCCCGCAGATgagcgccgccgctgccgccgccgccgcctacGGCCGGTCGCCAATGGTGAGCTTTGGAGCT GTTGGTTTTGACCCGCACCCACCCATGAGAGCCCCCGGCCTCCCCTCCAGCCTGGCGTCCATCCCCGGAGGGAAGCC AGCCTACTCCTTCCACGTCAGCGCCGACGGGCAGATGCAGCCGGTCCCTTTTCCCCACGACGCCCTGGCGGGTCCCGGCATCCCGCGGCACGCTCGGCAGATCAACACGCTGAGCCACGGCGAGGTGGTGTGCGCCGTCACCATCAGCAACCCCACCAGGCACGTCTACACCGGGGGCAAGGGCTGCGTGAAGATCTGGGATATCAGCCAGCCCGGCAGCAAGAGCCCCATCTCCCAGCTGGATTGCCTG AACAGAGATAACTACATCCGCTCCTGCAAACTGCTCCCCGACGGCCGCACGCTGATCGTGGGGGGGGAGGCCAGCACCCTCACCATCTGGGACCTGGCTTCCCCCACGCCTCGCATCAAGGCTGAGCTCACCTCCTCCGCCCCCGCCTGCTACGCCCTGGCCATCAGCCCCGACGCCAAagtctgcttctcctgctgcagcgaTGGCAACATCGCCGTCTGGGACCTCCACAACCAGACACTCGTCAG GCAATTCCAAGGCCACACAGACGGTGCCAGCTGCATAGACATCTCGCACGACGGTACGAAGCTGTGGACGGGGGGGCTGGACAACACCGTGCGCTCCTGGGACCTGCGGGAAGGgcggcagctccagcagcacgaCTTCACCTCCCAG ATCTTCTCGCTGGGGTACTGCCCGACGGGCGAGTGGCTGGCGGTGGGCATGGAGAGCAGCAACGTGGAGGTGCTGCACCACACGAAGCCTGACAAGTACCAGCTGCACCTCCACGAgagctgcgtcctctccctcaaGTTCGCCTACTGCG GTAAATGGTTTGTGAGTACTGGAAAAGACAACCTGCTCAACGCCTGGAGGACGCCCTACGGAGCGAGCATCTTCCAG TCCAAGGAATCCTCGTCCGTCTTAAGTTGTGACATTTCAGCGGATGACAAGTACATCGTCACGGGCTCTGGTGACAAGAAAGCCACAGTCTACGAGGTCATCTACTAA